Below is a genomic region from Terriglobia bacterium.
GCGAATCGCTTCTCGGCCGAGAGCACCAGCGCCTTGAAGTCCCGCTTCGCGGCGCCGTTGTTGTCCAGCCGCTGGACCTTCGTAGGAACCCCGTCGGCGTCGTAGGTGTAGGTGTAGCTGAACGTGATCACGTCCTTCCAGGTCCGGTCGATGGCCTTGACGCCCACCCCGAAGCTCGGGGTGAACGCGTGCTCGTAGCCCAGCGTGTACTCGTCGATCGCCTGGGGCTTGATCCCCGGCGCGAATTGCGATCCGGCGGCGGACGGACGGACCGAGCTCTGCAGCACCCACGTCGGCGTACCCGGGGTCGGGAACGTGGCGTTGAGGTAGGTGTCGTAAGAGGACTGGCCTCCCGCCGCCCGCACGAACGGGCTCAAGGTCGCCAGATTGATCCCCGCGAGGTAGCGGGCCGCGGTCGCCTTGATCACGTCCTTTCCCTGGCCCGTCACGTCGAACGTCGCGCCGATTCGCGGGGCGATGCCGCTGGAGTCGATGATCTTCTCCCCGACGTCGTTCTCGTTCTGCGACTTCTCGTAACGCAGTCCCAGGTTGAACGACCAGTGCGGGCTCAACGCCCAGTCGTCCTGCGCGTAGAGGGTCGTCAGCTTGGTGGTCGACCCGCCGGGTCCCGGAGGCGCGAAGTCGGTCCACGCGAAGTACCTCCGGTTGTTGACGTCGAAGGCGTCACCCGCGGGCGGCGCCGTCACGAAGCCCTGGAGGTAGAAGAGGGCGTTGCCGGCGATGACCGAACTGCCCACCGCGTCCTGTTTCTCGTAGTCGAGGCCGACCTTGACGGTGTGACTTCCGGCCGACTTCGAGTTGAAGGCCATCGTCGCCGCCGCCTCGTACTGCTCCCGGTTCCGGTCCTCGGGGACCGGCGCGAAGATGCTGTTGTCGAAGAGGTTGCCCGTGTTGAGGTCGATGACCGGGGCGGGGACGTCGCCGGTGGTCGCGTGGGGGAAGTCGGGCCGCGCCGGGACCGGCGTGAACGGCGAGATCTGGAAGCTGTTCTGATACCTGGCGTATTTGACGTCCGTGAAGATCTTCGGGCTCCACACCGCGTTCCAGCTCCCGACGTACACGTGCCCGCCCTGGTGCTGGAAGTCCACGTCGTAGGTCTCCCAGCAGCTCCCGCCGAAGAACTGGTTGCCGTAGCACACCGGAACGCTCGCGGGGTCGCTGGAGAACGTGTACTGCAGCTTGTGGTTGTTCGTCGCCTGCCAGGTCAGCTTCGCGTTGGAGAAGTCCGCCTCGAACACGCGGGTGTACGTGCCGTTGGCGAAAGGACCGCCGAGGGGGTCGCCGAGGATCTGGTTGCTTGCGTTCTCCGACCGGTTGTACGAGACGAAGAACCACGCCGCGTCCCGGACGATCGGTCCGCCGAGGGTGGTCTCGACGTCGTTCGCCTTGCCGTCGGCGCCGCGGTTGTTGGGCTGCACCGGGACATCGAAGCAGTTGAGGTCGTCCGAATTGCATCCCTCCGGTTGGGGGTGGGGGGCCGCGAGCAGGCTCGTCGCGCTCGAGCCGAACTGGTAGGTCCACGCCGGGTTCGTGATCACGTTTCGGAGCGATCCGGTGAAGTTGTTCCCTCCCGACTTCGTGATCAGGTTGGACAGGCCGCCCTGGAACGACCCGTACTCCGCCGAGACCCCCGTGAGCTTGACGTCCACGGCCTCGATCGCGTCGTAGTTGATGTTCGCGCCGAACGTGCCCGTCACGGGGTCCCCGATGCTGACCCCGTCTACCAGGTAGACGTTCGCGCTCGCACTCCCTCCCATCATGTTCGGATTGCCGCTGCCCGAGACGTCCAGGACGCCGGGAGCGAACGTGAGGAGCGACTGATACTGGCGGGCGACCGGGAGGTACTCCGCGTAGTCGGTGGTGACTTGCGTCTCGGTCTCGGTGGACATCGTGTCCACCACCGGCCGCTGGGCGGACACCGAGACGGTTTCGGTGATCTCCCCGGCGCGGAGCGCGAGATTGACCACCGTGGTCTTGTCGATGAGCACGTCGGTGCCGGACTCGATCTTGGTGTAGCCGGTCAGCTCGGCGATCACGCCGTAGTGGCCGGGCGCCAGCCCCGGCGCGAAGAAATTGCCGTCCTTGTCGGTGAGGAGCACGCGGTCGCGGATCAGCGAGGGAGAGCGGCAGACGATGGTGACCCCGGGAAGCGCTTCTCCCTTCTGGTCAACGACCTTGCCCCGGACCGTGCCGGTCTGGGTCGAACCGGCCACCGCCAGGTCCCCGCCCAGCGTCCAGGCGAGCGCCACGGCGAGAAGGGCGGCGACCAGGACTCGTTTTGATCTGAACATAGCCAAACCTCCTCGAGCCATGGATCGAGCCATGATCCTAGAAGCGTACGATCGTGTTCACGTAGAGCCGCCGGGCGGTGTCCTGGGCGAACAGCGGGGGCTCCGCGGCGGCCGCGGTGCCCGGGTAGATCTGGGCGAAGCCCACGTCGAGGGTGACGTGCTTCCCGTAGTCGCCCGAGGCGGAGACGCCGAACTCCTGCCCGAGGCTGCGTAGCGAGCCGGCGGCGGCGATGTCGGTGGTGCGCCGCTGCGTCTGGCCGAACACCTTCAGGCGCACCCCGCTCGGGATCTTCACGTCGAAGAGCACTTGGAGCACCTCGTAGCCGGGGACGCCGCCGATGTAGGCCTGGTTCCGCCAGAAGCCGGTCCAGGCGTCGACCAGGCCGTAGCGCTCGTGGAAGTTCATCGCCAAGGGGACGAAGGTCTCGTTCGTTCCGGAGGTGCCCGCGTCGTCCCCCGAGTACCGGGCGTAGCGGAGCTGGATCCGGTAGGGATCCCCCGCTCGGATCCAGACCCATCCGCCGGTCAGCTCCATCGCGTTGGCGTGGATCGTCGCGAAATCGGTCCGCTCCGTGTTGACCGTGTTGCCAGTCTGGGCGGCCAGGTCGCCGTTGAAGAACGGCCCGGTCTTGGCGCCCCAGGAGTAGCGCACCGTGTACGTCCAGCGCTTGTCCTGGAACGGGAATCCGCCCACGGAGCGGTGGTCGAAGGAGTAGAGGATCGCGGCGTCGAGGCCGTTCGTGCCGGGGAGCTTCCACGTGGACCAGAGACCGTAGAGGTCAAAGTCCCCGCCGGACGCGTCGATGGGGTTCCCTTCGGCGTCGGTGAGATTCCTGAGGATCTCGGGCTGCTCCAACTTCGCCACGCTGGCCCAGAACGGGGTGACGGTCGCCCGGTGGAACTCGAGGTCGCCCCGGATGCCGTCCCAGGAGGTGCCGCCGTAGAAGTCCAGATCGCCCAGGAGCCACTGGTCCCCGAACACGAGGCGCTGCCTCCCGACCCGCAAGGAAAACGGTTGGTCGTAGATGTGCTTGGCATCCACGTAGGCTTCGAAGAAGCCCACCTGGTTGGCGAAACTGCTCACCGTCGAGGTTCCGCGAATCGGCGTCTGGTCCTCGCCCCACTTGCCCAGCGCCTGAGCGTTGAGCGTCACCGAGACGCCCTTGTCCAGGCCAATGTCGGTTCCGAGGTTGACCCGGTACGACGCGTAGCCGATCTTGTCGTCACGCGCCGCCGAAAAGTCCGTGAGGTTATCGTTGTATTCGGGACGCATCCTCAGGCTCCCGAACCAATGCCATGTCACTTCGTCGGTCCCCGTGGCCGTCTCTGCGGCGGCAGGTCCCGGCGAGCCGAGCGGAACGAGGGAGAGCAAGCCCGCTATCAGCAGCCACCTTTTCATGCGCACTTCCTCCTCGTCTTTCGCACGCATGTGGGATACCCGGGGCCCACCCTCGTGTTCCCGGCTGCACACACTTTTGCGGACGATCCGTTCGCGACCGGGGCAGGGAGGCCGGTGCGGTCCGCGGCGCGGAACAGGAGGCTTACCGACCCAGCCCGTCCAGCAGCTCGCGGGCCTCCCTTTGGTGCGGATCGAGCGCCAGGGCCTTCTCGAGGACCGGACGCGCTTCGCCCGACCGTCCGGCGAAGATCAGGGCCTTGCCGTATAGCGCCAGCGCGCGCGGGCTTCCGCCCGCCCGGTCCACGAGCTTCGCAAGCAGCTCGACCGCGGGCTCGGGGCGGCCGAGGAACAGGTCCAGGTTCGCGAAGCGCTCCAGGGCCGAGGGGAAGCCGGGCGCGAGAGCGAGGGCCTCCTGATAGAGCGAAGTCGCCTCGTCGAATCGCTTCCGCTCCTCCGCGAGGATGGCGAGACCGACGCACCCGCCGGCGCGGTCCTCTGGCTTATCGGAGAGCTTGCGCGCCACCGCGAACAGCCTGCCGGCTTCGTCGACATCCCGGCGCTCCAGGAGCGCTTCCGCGAGGAGCAGCGAGGTCCGTCCGTTCGCCGGGTCGATCGCGAGCGCGCGTCTCAGGCTCCGGATGCCGTCGTCCCGCCGACCCGCCGAGAGATACGCCTCGCCCAGGGCAGCGTGGGCGTCGTGAACGGTCGAGTCGAGCTTCACCGCGCTCTCGAGGGCCGGGATCGCAGCGCCCGGGTTCCCTTCCTGGATGCGGACCAGCCCCTCGCCGAGGTACCCCAGCGAGAAGCCGGCGGCGTCGCGCTCGAGCGCGAGGAACACATCGAGCGCCTCGCGCCTCCTGCCGGAATCGAGGAGGACGACCCCCTCGTTGTACCGGTTGAGCGGCACGGCCGCTTGTCCGTCCGCCGCCGGCCGCAGGTGCTCACCGGGCGATCCTCCGATGTATCCCAGCGCTCGCAGCTTGGCCATCTGATCGTCCGGCGCGATCTCCGCGGGAGCGGGCCGCTCCCTCTCGCCGGCGGATTCGTAGTCGGCGATCGTCCGCGCCGGCTCGGTCAGGAGATCGGGAGCGAGCGCCGCCTCCACCGGCTTGCCTTTCAGCGTGCGCGCGAGGGGGATCCCCACGAGCCTGAAGATCGTGGGAAGGACGTCGTAGATGCTGCTCGGCGGCAACGAGCTGCCGGCCCGGACGCCGCGCCCCCACAGGAGCAGGATCCCCTGTGGACGATGCCAGGCAGGAGCCTGGTTGGCGAAGGCGGTGGCCTCGGGGGTGCGAGGCCGTCTGTCACCCGTCTTGAAGCCGTGGTCGGAAAGGATGAGAAGCGTGGTCGTCCTCGGGTCGATCCGCGCGGCGAGCTCCCCGACGATCCGGTCGATGCTCTCGTAATAGCGGTCGAACGCGCCCGCGAGGCGGCGGGCGTCGTCGAGGATCACCCCGGCCGGGGGCGGCGGGGCGTACGGCTCGAACAGGTGGCCGACGGCGTCGGTACCTTCGAAGTAGACCGCCGCGATCGCCGGGTCGTAACGCTCCATCAGGATCGGGACGAGACGCCGGTAGAGCTCCGTGGTGCGGAGGACCCCGAAGAAGGTCGCGAGCTTCTCGCCCTGCGCGGCCGCGGGGATGTCGTTCTTCCCGCCGCCGGAGAAATAGGCCGCCGCGGCTTCGTCACCGACGTCCCGGTCCACCTCGGCTCTGAGCCGCTCGATCTCGGGGACCAGCGATTCCGGGTAGGCGAGCCCCGTCGAGACGGGCCCCGCCCCGCCCGCGACCTGATGCGACCCCACCCGGTCCGAGACCAGGTAACCGTTCACCTTCTCGGCGGGCCAGCTCGCGTACCAGCCGATCACGCCCACCCGGACACCCCGGTCGGACGCGACGTTCCAGAAGGCGCGGACCCGCCGCTCGTCCGACCGGACCGGCTCGGCGACGCCGTTCCGCACGGTCAGGAAGCCGACGATGCCGTGGTCGGTGGGAGGTCTACCCGTCGCGAGGGTCGTCCACACCACCGGGGAGAGGAGGGGCTGCTCCGAGTCCAGGATCCCCGACGCCCCTTCGCGGCGGAGCCGCGAGAGGTTCGGGAGGCGTCCCGCCGAGGCCAGCCGGTCGACGATCTCCCAGTCAGCCCCGTCCAGGCCGACCACGAGCACTTTCCGCACGGGGACGGATAAGGAGGTCCGCGCCTCCGGAACGCCGGTCCCGCCGCCCGGCCCGCCGCACGCGGCCAGGACGAGCAGTGCGAGGAGCGGGACGGCGCGAGCGCGCGGGAACGTGGAGCGCCTCATCCCGCCACGATCGTAACACGGTGCGGCGCTCCCGCTCGGCGACCGTCGCTCGCCCTTGACACGTTCTCCGGTCGCTTGCTATACCTACCGGTAAGTAACTAGAGCTGGGCGCCGGAGCCGGCGCCGGCGAACGGAAGGCGGGGGCGATGGGAAAGGCGGCGGCGGTTCCCGTGGAGGCGGCGGAAGGCAAGGTGAAGGAGAAGCTCTACTCCGCCGCGGCCGAGGTGTTCGCGCGGAAGGGGTACGCGTCGGCGACGGTCCGGGAGATCGTCGAAAAGGCGGGGGTGACCAAGCCGGTCCTCTACTACCACTTCGGCAACAAGGAAGGGATCTACAAGGCGATCCTCGACACGGCGCTCCGCGACTTCGACGATCGGCTCCTGGCCGTCGAGCGGCTCAAGGGACGCGCGTCGCTCCGCCTCAGGCGCCTCTGCCACGAGGTCTTCGGGATCTTCGAGAGACATTCCGACGCGGTCCGGGTCATGCACGCCATCTACTACGGCCCGCCGCAGGGAGCGCCCTTCTTCGACTTCGACCGGGCGCTGTTCCGGCTGCACGACGGCGTGCTGAGGCTGGTCCGGCAGGGAAAGCGGGAGGGGGAGTTCCGCGGGAGCGCGGACGCGATGGCCCTGGCGGTCCTCGGCGCCCTGAACGAGTGCATCGATCTCGAGCTGACGCACCCGAAGCTGGCGGTCGGGGCCCCCGGATTCGGGAAGGTCCTCGACGTGGTCTTTCGGGGGATGAAGGGGAAGGACGGACGATGACGACCAAGACGACGCTCGCCGGAATTCTGCTCCTGGCCGCGGCGGCCGCC
It encodes:
- a CDS encoding TetR/AcrR family transcriptional regulator — translated: MGKAAAVPVEAAEGKVKEKLYSAAAEVFARKGYASATVREIVEKAGVTKPVLYYHFGNKEGIYKAILDTALRDFDDRLLAVERLKGRASLRLRRLCHEVFGIFERHSDAVRVMHAIYYGPPQGAPFFDFDRALFRLHDGVLRLVRQGKREGEFRGSADAMALAVLGALNECIDLELTHPKLAVGAPGFGKVLDVVFRGMKGKDGR
- a CDS encoding alginate export family protein, encoding MKRWLLIAGLLSLVPLGSPGPAAAETATGTDEVTWHWFGSLRMRPEYNDNLTDFSAARDDKIGYASYRVNLGTDIGLDKGVSVTLNAQALGKWGEDQTPIRGTSTVSSFANQVGFFEAYVDAKHIYDQPFSLRVGRQRLVFGDQWLLGDLDFYGGTSWDGIRGDLEFHRATVTPFWASVAKLEQPEILRNLTDAEGNPIDASGGDFDLYGLWSTWKLPGTNGLDAAILYSFDHRSVGGFPFQDKRWTYTVRYSWGAKTGPFFNGDLAAQTGNTVNTERTDFATIHANAMELTGGWVWIRAGDPYRIQLRYARYSGDDAGTSGTNETFVPLAMNFHERYGLVDAWTGFWRNQAYIGGVPGYEVLQVLFDVKIPSGVRLKVFGQTQRRTTDIAAAGSLRSLGQEFGVSASGDYGKHVTLDVGFAQIYPGTAAAAEPPLFAQDTARRLYVNTIVRF
- a CDS encoding alkaline phosphatase family protein, with product MRRSTFPRARAVPLLALLVLAACGGPGGGTGVPEARTSLSVPVRKVLVVGLDGADWEIVDRLASAGRLPNLSRLRREGASGILDSEQPLLSPVVWTTLATGRPPTDHGIVGFLTVRNGVAEPVRSDERRVRAFWNVASDRGVRVGVIGWYASWPAEKVNGYLVSDRVGSHQVAGGAGPVSTGLAYPESLVPEIERLRAEVDRDVGDEAAAAYFSGGGKNDIPAAAQGEKLATFFGVLRTTELYRRLVPILMERYDPAIAAVYFEGTDAVGHLFEPYAPPPPAGVILDDARRLAGAFDRYYESIDRIVGELAARIDPRTTTLLILSDHGFKTGDRRPRTPEATAFANQAPAWHRPQGILLLWGRGVRAGSSLPPSSIYDVLPTIFRLVGIPLARTLKGKPVEAALAPDLLTEPARTIADYESAGERERPAPAEIAPDDQMAKLRALGYIGGSPGEHLRPAADGQAAVPLNRYNEGVVLLDSGRRREALDVFLALERDAAGFSLGYLGEGLVRIQEGNPGAAIPALESAVKLDSTVHDAHAALGEAYLSAGRRDDGIRSLRRALAIDPANGRTSLLLAEALLERRDVDEAGRLFAVARKLSDKPEDRAGGCVGLAILAEERKRFDEATSLYQEALALAPGFPSALERFANLDLFLGRPEPAVELLAKLVDRAGGSPRALALYGKALIFAGRSGEARPVLEKALALDPHQREARELLDGLGR
- a CDS encoding TonB-dependent receptor, with translation MFRSKRVLVAALLAVALAWTLGGDLAVAGSTQTGTVRGKVVDQKGEALPGVTIVCRSPSLIRDRVLLTDKDGNFFAPGLAPGHYGVIAELTGYTKIESGTDVLIDKTTVVNLALRAGEITETVSVSAQRPVVDTMSTETETQVTTDYAEYLPVARQYQSLLTFAPGVLDVSGSGNPNMMGGSASANVYLVDGVSIGDPVTGTFGANINYDAIEAVDVKLTGVSAEYGSFQGGLSNLITKSGGNNFTGSLRNVITNPAWTYQFGSSATSLLAAPHPQPEGCNSDDLNCFDVPVQPNNRGADGKANDVETTLGGPIVRDAAWFFVSYNRSENASNQILGDPLGGPFANGTYTRVFEADFSNAKLTWQATNNHKLQYTFSSDPASVPVCYGNQFFGGSCWETYDVDFQHQGGHVYVGSWNAVWSPKIFTDVKYARYQNSFQISPFTPVPARPDFPHATTGDVPAPVIDLNTGNLFDNSIFAPVPEDRNREQYEAAATMAFNSKSAGSHTVKVGLDYEKQDAVGSSVIAGNALFYLQGFVTAPPAGDAFDVNNRRYFAWTDFAPPGPGGSTTKLTTLYAQDDWALSPHWSFNLGLRYEKSQNENDVGEKIIDSSGIAPRIGATFDVTGQGKDVIKATAARYLAGINLATLSPFVRAAGGQSSYDTYLNATFPTPGTPTWVLQSSVRPSAAGSQFAPGIKPQAIDEYTLGYEHAFTPSFGVGVKAIDRTWKDVITFSYTYTYDADGVPTKVQRLDNNGAAKRDFKALVLSAEKRFAGNWQLQGNYTYSKAEGNVQNDQGFDTFGSYAGVPETTVNRFGYLPWDSRQALKLFANYQVPFHSKRHALSVGAVGSYIGGIPYQRQDSQLNVVVGPGADGTQDAPLGTVVPGNDTLDQTALVLNYYEPAGSHHAKAFEALDLSLVYRFAFNKQVTWQTRLEMFNVTNAAAPITVNQQWYPNPQNGTEAGADYVFGHPSSYGNIQGPRRYDVQFAILW